In one window of Opitutaceae bacterium DNA:
- a CDS encoding ABC transporter ATP-binding protein, producing the protein MSQPLIQLDNVTKVFLTDEVESHALAGIHFDISAGEFVSISGPSGCGKSTLLSILGLLDSPSDGAYLLNGRPVQDLSLSERARIRNREIGFIFQSFNLIGDLTVYENVELPLTYRGMPAAERKTGVNAALEKVGMAHRAKHLPSQLSGGQQQRVAVARALAGRPAVLLADEPTGNLDSKNGDAVMQLLTQLHQGGATIVMVTHDARFSACARRTIHLFDGCIVDEKAIQPAHS; encoded by the coding sequence ATGTCCCAGCCCCTGATCCAACTCGACAACGTCACCAAGGTCTTCCTCACCGACGAGGTCGAAAGCCACGCCCTCGCCGGCATCCATTTCGACATCTCGGCCGGCGAGTTTGTCTCCATCTCCGGCCCCTCCGGCTGCGGCAAATCCACCCTGCTCTCCATCCTCGGTCTGCTCGATTCGCCCAGCGACGGCGCCTACCTGCTCAACGGCCGGCCCGTGCAGGATTTGTCGCTCTCCGAGCGAGCCCGTATCCGCAATCGTGAGATCGGCTTCATCTTCCAATCATTCAACCTCATCGGCGACCTCACTGTTTATGAAAACGTCGAGTTGCCGCTCACCTACCGCGGCATGCCCGCCGCCGAACGCAAAACAGGCGTCAACGCAGCGCTCGAAAAAGTCGGCATGGCCCACCGCGCCAAGCACCTGCCCTCGCAGCTTTCCGGCGGCCAGCAACAGCGCGTCGCCGTGGCCCGCGCGCTCGCCGGACGGCCCGCCGTGCTCCTCGCCGACGAACCCACCGGCAACCTCGATTCCAAAAACGGCGACGCCGTGATGCAGCTGCTCACCCAGCTCCATCAAGGCGGCGCCACCATTGTCATGGTCACCCACGACGCCCGCTTCTCCGCCTGCGCCAGACGCACCATCCACCTCTTCGACGGCTGCATTGTGGATGAAAAGGCGATCCAGCCCGCCCATTCATAG
- a CDS encoding DUF455 family protein, with amino-acid sequence MAAVQEMARLMRILFEVEREFIRTVTTLIYRVGEPELKYLLCQHAWESAGHARFLRERGRELTGFGGGESVRPAIRQLFTEAVMPSDAYVALAGFYRVLKPALLGAYRHYLTATHALADWPSRRLVEEFIGDEMRHAGEIAAFDTSKTAAAWVSHLKAALASLGGVLGETTRIPLPSDFEWESSKRPYVHPDTCNRGKYPTCSSVFSNDPTETPIVRSWLVDPKTDPRVIRLMVYVWLMMEMDAVDYLATVFFDTPDAPFDLHHDLARHLWDESRHSQFGYRQLPKLGVDLMSLEHSLELYNILVKMAPHERYAMMTMEFEAGSFPTKATVMDRVRELNDFEADTLLAFDRNDEQHHVRYGHRWLPEIMALCGEKRPVEEFIKATQERFAELARVYGNRTPHALSPEIRLTGEKIARLAERN; translated from the coding sequence ATGGCCGCAGTCCAGGAGATGGCCCGCCTGATGCGGATTCTCTTTGAGGTGGAGCGTGAGTTTATCCGAACCGTGACGACGCTGATCTACCGCGTCGGGGAGCCCGAGCTGAAATACCTGCTCTGCCAGCACGCCTGGGAGTCCGCCGGCCACGCACGATTCCTGCGCGAACGCGGCCGTGAACTCACCGGCTTTGGAGGCGGTGAAAGCGTGCGTCCGGCCATTCGTCAGCTCTTCACCGAGGCGGTCATGCCCTCGGACGCGTATGTTGCCCTCGCGGGATTCTACCGAGTGCTGAAACCCGCGCTGCTCGGGGCCTATCGGCACTACCTGACCGCGACCCACGCCCTCGCTGACTGGCCATCGCGCCGGCTGGTGGAGGAATTCATCGGCGATGAAATGCGGCATGCCGGGGAAATCGCCGCGTTCGACACCTCGAAAACCGCCGCTGCCTGGGTGAGCCACCTCAAGGCAGCTCTCGCTTCGCTGGGGGGAGTTCTCGGTGAAACAACACGCATCCCGCTTCCGTCCGATTTTGAATGGGAAAGCTCCAAGCGCCCCTACGTCCACCCGGATACCTGCAATCGCGGAAAGTACCCCACCTGCTCCAGCGTGTTCAGCAATGACCCAACTGAAACGCCCATCGTACGCTCCTGGCTGGTTGATCCAAAAACCGACCCCAGGGTCATCCGTCTGATGGTCTACGTGTGGCTCATGATGGAAATGGACGCTGTAGACTATCTCGCGACCGTCTTCTTTGACACTCCTGACGCGCCCTTCGACCTGCATCACGACCTTGCCCGCCACCTCTGGGACGAGTCGCGTCACAGCCAGTTCGGCTACCGACAGCTGCCGAAACTTGGGGTAGACCTCATGTCGCTCGAGCACTCCCTCGAACTGTACAACATCCTCGTCAAGATGGCGCCGCATGAGCGCTACGCCATGATGACGATGGAGTTTGAGGCGGGCAGTTTCCCCACGAAGGCGACGGTCATGGATCGCGTGCGCGAATTGAACGACTTCGAGGCGGACACTCTGCTCGCGTTCGACCGCAACGACGAGCAGCACCACGTGCGTTACGGACACCGCTGGCTGCCAGAGATCATGGCGCTCTGTGGTGAGAAGCGTCCTGTGGAGGAATTCATCAAGGCCACGCAGGAGCGCTTTGCTGAACTGGCCAGGGTGTACGGCAATCGCACTCCGCACGCGCTGTCTCCGGAAATCCGCCTGACAGGCGAAAAGATCGCTCGGCTCGCTGAGAGAAACTGA
- a CDS encoding phytanoyl-CoA dioxygenase family protein encodes MSPVLDLPQLHSYGHELDMADDKVGLLRDSMDAAGDWDELRRRFADDGYLYMRGYLDREKVLGARASLTSRLAEAGLLDPAHPHIEAVCKAGAGYVFKPEITNNNAAVQDLLYSGQLTDFYTRFFGEPIRHYDFTWLRAIGPGKGTNPHCDLPYMGRGTHRHMTCWLPYGDISFELGGLMILEGSHKRMDLLESYVHRDVDAYCENKPKEVAKARDGAWSFTGTLSHNPPAIRNKFGKRWLTTEYRAGDFLTFGMFLVHASLDNRSENRLRISSDSRYQRASEPIDERWVGINPPGHSTAGKRGRIC; translated from the coding sequence ATGAGCCCCGTACTTGATCTTCCCCAGCTCCATTCCTACGGCCATGAACTCGACATGGCCGATGACAAGGTCGGCCTGCTCCGTGATTCCATGGATGCCGCCGGGGACTGGGACGAATTGCGCCGGCGATTCGCCGATGACGGCTACCTTTACATGCGCGGCTACCTGGACCGCGAAAAAGTCCTGGGCGCGCGCGCAAGCCTGACTTCGCGGCTCGCGGAAGCCGGCCTGCTTGATCCGGCCCACCCCCACATCGAAGCTGTCTGCAAGGCCGGAGCCGGTTACGTCTTCAAGCCTGAGATCACGAACAACAACGCGGCTGTCCAAGACCTACTTTACTCCGGGCAGCTGACCGACTTCTACACGCGCTTTTTCGGCGAACCCATTCGACATTACGATTTCACCTGGCTGCGCGCCATCGGACCCGGCAAGGGAACCAATCCCCATTGCGACCTCCCCTACATGGGCCGAGGCACGCACCGGCACATGACCTGCTGGCTGCCTTACGGGGACATTTCCTTTGAACTCGGGGGTCTGATGATCCTGGAGGGTTCGCACAAGCGCATGGACCTGCTCGAGAGTTATGTCCACCGCGACGTGGATGCGTACTGCGAAAACAAGCCGAAGGAGGTCGCCAAAGCGAGGGACGGCGCCTGGTCCTTCACCGGAACCCTGTCCCACAATCCCCCGGCCATCCGCAACAAGTTCGGCAAACGCTGGCTGACCACCGAATATCGCGCGGGTGATTTTCTCACGTTCGGCATGTTCCTGGTGCATGCGTCGCTGGACAACCGAAGCGAAAACCGCCTTCGTATCTCCAGCGATTCACGCTACCAGCGGGCCAGCGAGCCCATTGACGAGCGCTGGGTGGGCATCAATCCGCCCGGGCACTCAACGGCCGGCAAACGGGGCCGCATCTGCTGA
- a CDS encoding helix-turn-helix transcriptional regulator, whose product MPASLAFQSQILLKSPLRTPVGSIDLAGILQNAEGISPSRMRRLDGYAFILMVDGRGYYQDARGTQAVLVPGDVVVVLPGLAHAYGPEKGSNWTQVYFVVSGAQFELWRSQGLLSEQHPVLRLGSPEYWKQRMSDVAKGANVPSSGGALRAMGRLVQVILEMVAADGEGRARPGQDAWLEKSLHLLGDHSDGGWPTPQEVAGQIGLNYENFRKRFASAMGESPGRYQKRRRLEWACAAIYQGEQSLKQIADRLGFCDVFHFSKAFKQEMGLAPSDYRRRVRGQ is encoded by the coding sequence GTGCCCGCCTCGCTCGCGTTTCAATCCCAGATTCTCCTGAAAAGCCCGCTGAGAACCCCCGTGGGTTCCATTGATCTGGCGGGTATTTTGCAGAATGCGGAGGGCATTAGTCCATCCCGGATGCGAAGACTGGATGGTTATGCATTCATACTGATGGTCGACGGGCGTGGATACTACCAGGATGCCCGTGGCACACAGGCGGTGCTTGTCCCGGGGGATGTGGTTGTCGTGCTTCCTGGTCTGGCTCACGCCTATGGTCCGGAGAAGGGATCGAACTGGACGCAGGTCTACTTTGTCGTCTCGGGCGCTCAGTTCGAGCTCTGGCGATCCCAGGGATTGTTGAGCGAGCAGCACCCTGTGCTGAGGCTGGGTTCACCGGAGTATTGGAAGCAGCGCATGAGCGACGTGGCTAAAGGAGCGAACGTTCCGTCCAGTGGCGGAGCGCTGCGGGCCATGGGGCGGCTCGTGCAGGTGATTCTGGAGATGGTGGCTGCCGATGGCGAAGGACGGGCTCGTCCCGGACAGGACGCCTGGCTGGAGAAGAGCCTGCATCTGCTTGGAGACCACAGTGACGGCGGATGGCCGACGCCACAGGAGGTTGCCGGCCAGATTGGGCTAAACTACGAGAATTTCCGAAAGCGCTTTGCTTCCGCGATGGGAGAGTCACCGGGGCGCTATCAGAAACGCCGCCGCCTTGAGTGGGCCTGCGCCGCAATCTACCAGGGGGAGCAATCCCTCAAGCAGATTGCCGACCGGCTCGGTTTTTGCGATGTGTTTCATTTCTCCAAGGCCTTCAAGCAGGAGATGGGCCTAGCGCCGTCGGACTATCGCCGGCGCGTGCGCGGCCAGTAG
- a CDS encoding cytochrome P450 gives MPCPFHNHQPDPFREPRRKDGILINDFHGDVMPILLRHEDVRSAARDWETFSSDAPFKIPIPTEEDVRTVRQLPLEIDPPGHQDYRAIIEPFFNRAKLPEVTAQVEALVDAHVRDALSRDSIEIVREFAIPLQSHGLAYLLNVPQSEAEVWVRWGVHVFREGDGTSKGAAMETYANSLLDRGAAHPSDDFFSALTRATFQGRKLTREEMLGFCSIVFAGGRDTIINSISGVVGHLASTPADLEFLREDPKRIIGASEEFFRVLSPSTHLTRLCKRKVNLHGVEVDAGKFVSLNFAAANYDPEVFDDPESVRLDRRPNPHVAFGFGTHLCVGAPHARLMVRTLLKVLCQRVSRIEVLSAKDRLETESTYQRRLAYESLKVRMTPRPETTASQG, from the coding sequence ATGCCCTGCCCGTTTCACAACCACCAGCCCGATCCCTTTCGCGAACCCCGCCGCAAGGATGGAATCCTGATCAATGATTTTCACGGCGACGTCATGCCCATCCTCCTGCGCCACGAAGATGTGCGCAGCGCAGCGCGCGACTGGGAGACCTTCAGCTCCGACGCGCCGTTCAAGATTCCCATTCCGACCGAGGAGGACGTGCGCACCGTGCGGCAGCTCCCGCTGGAGATCGATCCTCCCGGCCACCAGGACTACCGGGCGATCATCGAGCCGTTCTTCAACCGCGCGAAACTTCCCGAGGTCACGGCCCAGGTCGAGGCTCTCGTCGATGCGCATGTGCGGGATGCACTTTCGCGGGACTCGATCGAGATCGTTCGCGAATTCGCAATACCGCTCCAATCGCACGGCCTGGCATACCTGCTGAACGTTCCCCAGTCCGAGGCTGAAGTGTGGGTCCGCTGGGGCGTGCACGTCTTTCGTGAAGGCGACGGCACGTCCAAGGGCGCGGCAATGGAGACCTACGCCAACAGCCTGCTCGATCGCGGCGCCGCCCATCCGTCGGATGATTTTTTCAGCGCGCTCACACGCGCAACGTTTCAGGGTCGCAAACTCACGCGCGAGGAAATGCTCGGATTCTGCAGCATCGTCTTTGCGGGCGGCCGCGACACCATCATCAATTCAATCTCGGGTGTCGTCGGCCATCTCGCCTCAACTCCCGCCGACCTTGAGTTTCTCCGGGAGGATCCAAAACGCATCATTGGCGCAAGCGAGGAATTTTTCCGCGTGCTCTCGCCTTCGACACACCTGACCCGGCTCTGCAAACGAAAGGTGAACCTGCATGGCGTCGAGGTGGACGCCGGAAAATTCGTGTCGCTGAATTTCGCCGCGGCCAACTATGATCCCGAGGTGTTCGACGATCCGGAATCCGTTCGACTCGATCGCAGGCCGAATCCTCACGTTGCCTTCGGATTCGGAACCCATCTGTGCGTCGGCGCGCCGCACGCGAGGCTGATGGTCCGCACCCTGTTGAAGGTGCTCTGCCAGCGCGTCTCCCGCATCGAGGTGCTCTCCGCCAAGGACCGCCTTGAGACCGAATCAACGTACCAGCGCCGGCTGGCCTATGAATCGCTCAAGGTCAGGATGACCCCCCGACCGGAAACCACTGCGTCTCAAGGCTGA
- a CDS encoding multicopper oxidase domain-containing protein, which translates to MRAIQAARRPRAALVAALGLLLSAWPASARVRSYFIAADEVDWNYAPAGNVLADMQCCADAATWLSRGAGELPPVFRKAIFREYDDSTFSRLKPRPAEWLHLGILGPLIRAEVGDQIEITLRNNLGFSISLHGHGAFYDKANEGAGYPDGTLGAYKSDDYLPPRASHTYHWSIPERAGPGPNDPSSIVWLYHSHVDAPRDTNTGLVGAMIITRRGAARSDGSPKDVDREFVTLYDIFDESQGRLAGKNTAVLVAPGAPDAEGETDEAEDDGDANQFHTINGFIYGNLPMMSMRVGERVRWYLVALGSEKDLHTPHWHGSTVLQDGHRTDVVELLPASMKTADMIADNPGVWMYHCHVNDHIRAGMAARYEILAP; encoded by the coding sequence ATGAGGGCGATTCAAGCAGCCCGACGCCCGCGCGCGGCTCTGGTCGCCGCGCTCGGACTGCTGCTCAGTGCATGGCCTGCGTCCGCACGGGTGCGCAGCTATTTCATCGCCGCGGACGAAGTTGATTGGAACTACGCGCCGGCCGGCAATGTGCTGGCGGACATGCAGTGCTGCGCGGACGCCGCCACCTGGCTCTCCCGGGGGGCGGGCGAACTGCCGCCGGTTTTTCGCAAGGCGATTTTTCGCGAATACGACGACTCCACCTTTTCCCGGCTCAAGCCGCGTCCGGCCGAATGGCTGCACCTGGGCATTCTCGGACCGCTCATCCGGGCGGAGGTGGGTGATCAGATCGAGATCACTCTCAGGAACAATCTTGGCTTCTCCATCAGCCTGCACGGACACGGCGCATTCTATGACAAGGCAAACGAAGGTGCGGGATATCCGGACGGCACACTCGGGGCCTACAAGTCCGATGACTACCTGCCCCCGCGCGCCTCGCACACCTATCACTGGAGCATCCCCGAACGCGCAGGCCCGGGGCCCAATGATCCCAGTTCGATCGTCTGGCTCTACCACTCGCATGTTGACGCCCCGCGCGATACCAACACCGGGCTCGTCGGCGCAATGATCATCACCCGGCGCGGTGCCGCGCGTTCCGATGGATCACCGAAGGATGTCGACCGCGAATTTGTCACGCTGTACGACATTTTTGACGAGAGCCAGGGCCGCCTTGCGGGAAAGAACACGGCCGTGCTCGTCGCTCCCGGCGCTCCGGATGCCGAGGGGGAGACCGATGAGGCGGAGGATGATGGGGACGCCAATCAATTTCACACGATCAACGGCTTCATCTACGGCAACCTCCCCATGATGAGCATGCGGGTCGGCGAGCGCGTCCGCTGGTACCTTGTCGCCCTGGGAAGCGAGAAGGATCTGCACACACCCCACTGGCACGGCAGCACCGTCCTCCAGGACGGCCACCGCACCGACGTCGTGGAGCTCCTGCCCGCCAGCATGAAGACGGCCGACATGATCGCGGACAATCCCGGCGTGTGGATGTACCACTGCCATGTCAACGATCACATCCGCGCAGGAATGGCCGCACGGTACGAAATCCTGGCACCATGA
- a CDS encoding metallophosphoesterase, which produces MKSNSLHMPALNRLAAVVLSLLACLAGASGSAQVSPPDGSVRFLAFGDWGRDGKAFQLSVAEQMGRSAAADHAQFIIALGDNFYNDGVESVESRQWTTSFEDIYTAPSLQVPWYVALGNHDYRGNSAAQVDYTLFSPRWKLPARYYTVTRRIDNSNTVQFFILDSTPYTATGESTAVSKNSEARRQDSAAQNAWLEQELRKSKAQWKIVCAHHPVYSISVHGDTAALVRHVQPLLEKYGVQVYLNGHEHDMQHLRVGNIDYFCSGAGSKTRATTPGDARTLFSLGDTGGFLNVRITPEQFEGRFIDYTGKVVHTATIPRVRTDASEK; this is translated from the coding sequence ATGAAATCAAACTCCCTGCACATGCCCGCCTTGAACCGACTCGCAGCTGTTGTCCTCTCGCTGCTCGCCTGCCTTGCCGGCGCCAGCGGCTCAGCCCAGGTCTCTCCGCCCGATGGAAGCGTGCGTTTCCTCGCATTCGGCGACTGGGGCCGCGACGGCAAGGCGTTTCAACTGTCGGTCGCGGAGCAGATGGGCAGGTCGGCCGCGGCGGACCATGCCCAGTTCATCATCGCACTCGGCGACAACTTCTACAATGACGGCGTGGAGAGCGTGGAGTCCCGCCAGTGGACGACTTCGTTTGAGGACATCTACACCGCTCCGTCTCTGCAGGTCCCCTGGTATGTCGCCCTCGGCAACCACGACTACCGCGGAAACTCCGCCGCACAGGTCGACTACACCCTGTTCAGCCCGCGCTGGAAGCTGCCCGCGCGCTACTACACCGTCACCCGCCGCATCGACAATTCCAACACGGTGCAATTCTTCATCCTCGACTCAACCCCCTACACCGCGACCGGCGAATCAACCGCTGTATCGAAGAACAGCGAGGCGAGGCGGCAGGACAGCGCCGCGCAGAACGCATGGCTGGAGCAGGAGCTCAGGAAATCCAAGGCTCAATGGAAGATCGTGTGCGCGCACCATCCCGTGTATTCCATCAGCGTGCACGGTGACACCGCCGCGCTGGTGAGGCACGTGCAGCCTCTGCTCGAGAAGTACGGCGTTCAGGTCTATCTGAACGGGCACGAGCACGACATGCAGCACCTCCGGGTGGGAAACATCGACTATTTCTGCTCCGGCGCCGGATCAAAGACCCGGGCGACGACCCCGGGCGACGCCCGCACGCTGTTCAGCCTCGGAGACACCGGAGGGTTCCTGAACGTCCGGATCACTCCGGAGCAATTTGAAGGGCGGTTCATCGATTACACCGGCAAAGTCGTCCACACCGCGACGATTCCCCGCGTGCGAACGGACGCTTCGGAAAAATGA